From Candidatus Methylomirabilota bacterium, one genomic window encodes:
- the atpG gene encoding ATP synthase F1 subunit gamma — MATLRDIRRRIRSVESTQKITRAMKLVAAAKLRRAQDRILAARPYAVKMAELLSSLVRRAEGEAHPLLVRRPPTRKRLVIVTADKGLCGAFNSNILRASLAFLREQGDTSVTLVVVGKKARDFYRRRPYQIKSEMLGFFDRLAYSHAQELAGGLMQEYLAGEVDEVHLMYNEFRSVAVQRVKREQLLPIEPGEAGDGPGEVVGDYIYEPSPEAILAALLPRHVTTQVYRALMESVAGEYGARMTAMEAATKNAKEMIGVLTIQYNKARQERITKELLDIVGGAEALRQAVEA, encoded by the coding sequence ATGGCCACGCTCCGCGACATCCGGCGACGGATCCGCTCCGTCGAGTCGACCCAGAAGATCACCCGGGCCATGAAGCTGGTGGCCGCGGCCAAGCTTCGTCGCGCTCAGGATCGCATCCTGGCCGCGCGGCCGTACGCGGTGAAGATGGCCGAGCTGCTCTCGAGTCTGGTCCGCCGGGCCGAGGGCGAGGCGCATCCACTGCTGGTGCGCCGGCCGCCGACGCGGAAGCGGCTCGTGATCGTCACCGCGGACAAGGGGTTGTGCGGGGCGTTCAACTCCAACATCCTGCGCGCGTCGCTCGCGTTCCTCCGCGAGCAGGGCGACACGAGCGTCACCCTGGTGGTGGTGGGCAAGAAAGCGCGGGACTTCTATCGGCGGCGCCCGTACCAGATCAAGTCGGAGATGCTGGGCTTCTTCGACCGGCTCGCGTACTCGCACGCGCAGGAGCTGGCCGGCGGCCTCATGCAGGAGTACCTCGCCGGCGAGGTGGACGAGGTCCACCTCATGTACAACGAGTTCCGCTCGGTCGCGGTGCAGCGGGTGAAGCGCGAGCAGCTGCTGCCCATCGAGCCGGGGGAGGCGGGGGACGGGCCGGGCGAGGTCGTCGGCGACTACATCTACGAGCCGAGCCCGGAGGCGATCCTGGCCGCGCTCCTGCCGCGACACGTGACGACCCAGGTGTACCGAGCGCTCATGGAGTCGGTGGCGGGTGAGTACGGCGCGCGCATGACCGCGATGGAAGCGGCCACCAAGAACGCGAAAGAGATGATCGGCGTGCTCACGATCCAGTACAACAAGGCGCGCCAGGAGCGCATCACCAAGGAGCTCCTGGACATCGTCGGCGGCGCCGAAGCCCTGCGCCAAGCCGTCGAAGCCTAG